In Erigeron canadensis isolate Cc75 chromosome 7, C_canadensis_v1, whole genome shotgun sequence, one DNA window encodes the following:
- the LOC122607217 gene encoding putative pentatricopeptide repeat-containing protein At3g11460, mitochondrial has translation MTKPPFNFHFTNKLFSRHLHHTITITNTSWNAQLRELTKQENYHQCLDLYRRMLRSNVSPNVITFPITLKSCANLSLPISGQQLHCHVIKTGCHSEPFVQTGLISLYAKCWFIEDAHKVFDESPQSQKLTVCYNALVAGYIRNDQFLKGYELFCRMRVLGVSVDAVTMLGLLPGCSDNGQLKFATALHCFVMKCGLDMEFCVGNCLITIYVKCGSKELARKFFDGMNVKKLGTWNAMISGYAQNGYATEALELYQRFELSGIDPDPITLVGVLSLCAHLGKKGIGAEIEKKIQNSRFKHNLFLNNALINMYARCGNLVKAREIFDNMQEKNLVSWTAIIGGYGMHGQGETAVRFFSEMIRCNIRPDGPVFVCVLSACSHAGLTDIGLHYFNSMKIKYGLKPGPEHYSCVVDLLGRAGRIDDAQKIISTMPMEPDGAVWGALLGACKIHKNVDLAEFAFERVIEHEPTNIGYYVLLSNLYTEVNNTEGILRIRMMMREKGLKKDPGYSYVEHKGKTNLFVAGDHNHPQTDEIYAMLERLDDFVNASSSDDGGLVHSERLAIAFALLTTDIGQEILVIKNLRVCGDCHVFVKLVSKVVDRWFIIRDPTRFHHFKDGACSCNDYW, from the coding sequence ATGACCAAACCACCCTTTAATTTCCACTTCACAAACAAACTCTTTTCCCGCCATCTTCATCACACAATCACCATCACCAACACATCATGGAACGCCCAGCTCCGGGAACTAACCAAACAAGAAAACTATCACCAATGTCTCGATTTATACCGCCGAATGCTCCGTTCCAACGTCTCTCCGAATGTCATAACCTTTCCGATCACCCTCAAGTCTTGCGCCAATCTATCACTCCCAATTTCAGGTCAACAGCTTCATTGTCATGTCATCAAAACTGGGTGTCATTCAGAACCATTTGTTCAAACTGGTTTGATATCACTTTATGCAAAATGTTGGTTTATTGAAGATGCacataaagtgtttgatgaaagtCCTCAGTCACAAAAACTGACTGTTTGTTACAATGCACTTGTTGCTGGGTATATTAGGAATGATCAGTTTTTAAAAGGGTATGAGTTGTTTTGTCGAATGAGGGTTTTGGGTGTTTCTGTTGATGCGGTTACTATGCTTGGTTTGCTACCTGGTTGTTCGGATAACGGACAATTGAAGTTTGCGACGGCTTTGCATTGTTTTGTGATGAAATGTGGGTTGGATATGGAGTTTTGTGTTGGGAATTGTTTGATTACGATTTACGTTAAGTGTGGATCGAAAGAACTTGCTAGGAAGTTTTTTGATGGGATGAATGTTAAAAAGTTGGGAACTTGGAATGCTATGATATCAGGGTATGCACAAAATGGATATGCAACCGAGGCGTTGGAACTTTATCAGAGATTCGAATTGTCGGGTATTGATCCTGATCCTATAACGCTTGTTGGTGTGTTGTCGTTGTGTGCTCACCTTGGCAAGAAGGGAATTGGTGCAGAGATAGAAAAGAAGATACAAAATAGTAGGTTTAAGCATAATCTTTTCTTGAATAATGCTTTGATTAACATGTATGCTAGATGTGGTAATCTAGTAAAAGCACGAGAGATTTTTGATAACATGCAAGAAAAGAACTTGGTATCGTGGACTGCAATTATAGGTGGATATGGGATGCATGGGCAAGGAGAAACAGCAGTACGGTTTTTTAGTGAAATGATAAGATGCAATATAAGGCCTGACGGGCCGGTTTTTGTCTGTGTCTTGTCTGCGTGTAGTCATGCTGGATTGACTGATATAGGGTTACATTATTTTAATTcgatgaaaataaaatatgggTTGAAACCAGGTCCTGAACATTACTCTTGTGTAGTGGATCTTTTGGGCCGGGCAGGTCGAATTGATGATGCACAAAAGATCATAAGTACAATGCCAATGGAACCTGATGGTGCAGTGTGGGGAGCTCTTTTGGGTGCTTGCAAGATTCACAAGAATGTTGATCTAGCTGAGTTTGCATTTGAACGTGTGATTGAGCATGAACCCACCAATATCGGTTACTATGTTTTGTTATCGAACTTATACACGGAAGTCAACAACACTGAAGGCATCTTACGCATACGAATGATGATGAGAGAAAAAGGGCTCAAAAAAGACCCTGGGTATAGTTATGTCGAACATAAAGGAAAGACTAATCTATTTGTAGCTGGTGATCATAATCATCCACAAACAGATGAGATATATGCAATGCTTGAAAGACTTGATGATTTTGTAAATGCTAGCAGTAGTGATGATGGTGGTTTGGTTCATAGTGAGAGATTGGCTATTGCTTTTGCATTGTTGACAACTGATATCGGGCAAGAAATTCTTGTGATAAAGAACTTACGGGTATGTGGAGATTGTCATGTGTTTGTAAAGTTGGTTAGTAAGGTTGTGGACCGTTGGTTTATTATCAGAGATCCTACTCGTTTCCACCACTTTAAAGACGGAGCTTGTTCATGTAATGACTACTGGTAA